Within the Salvia hispanica cultivar TCC Black 2014 chromosome 4, UniMelb_Shisp_WGS_1.0, whole genome shotgun sequence genome, the region AATGGTAAgttgactatttttttcacttcgTTAACACGCACTTCCAAGAAAGTGTATTTGTCATTGTACATTTCATTAGTCGAATTTATTTGTTGGATATTTCAATTACACCTTTTATTATAAGTTgattcttttccatttcaacCCTACTCATAATAATTCTTTTTGCCTGCGAAAAATCacattgttttttaattgttgCAACTCATTTTCCCTACTGGTATATTCATTTGTCatctatatttcatttttttttattaataatcaCAATTGGATTCTTTTCGTATTGGttcaaaaattatgaatcattacttaaaaatgtacaaaaatcACAATCTTACTGTCACAAATCAATATATCAATACACAGAGTAATATACATGTATGTAATTATGTATATCGCTCTCTATCGCACGCACAAACACATCCGTGGTGCGTGTTCCGCACGTTCGTGCAAATGGACTATTTTTTTCCTAGCTATATATGATGGATTGACTTAATGTTTATTCTTGATTGAGTTTTGATATTGCACAAGCATTCTAATTTTGATATTGCACGAACTGATGCATCTTTAGTTGGCAGATGACTAATTGTATGGAGAATCAAGTTGCATCCTCGTTGTATGATTCGTTTGGGGAGCCAAAAATCGCGCCTCGAGTTGGGGATGAATATCAGGCTGATCTGCCTCAGGTTCTCGGAGATTCGAACACTTTGTCTCGCTTGATGGACTGTGCAAATGATGAGACCAGAGCTGATTCCCTGCAAAATTTCCACATTGGATCGCGTATAACGTTGGCGTGGATAAGCAGTGAGCAATCTGGTATGAGGGGATCACTTGATCGGATGGATGAAATATATGAGTGCAGTGGTAAAGACTATCGTTTGGTGCCTGAAATATGTGATGAATGCTGGTCTGAAGCTGAGAAGGGCTGTTTCCTTGTTGGATTGTACATATTTGCAAAGAACTTTGTCGAGATAAAGAAATTTGTTGAGACGAAGGATATGTTAGCTGTGCAGTCGTACTACTATGGGGCGTTCTACTCTTCACCGGAGTATCATAGATGGTTCAGCGCTAAGCACAAGAGATGCAAATTAGGCCGGGGATTGTTTTATGGGCTAAGGCTGCAAGAATTTCTATCTCGGGTGCTACCAAGAGTAGGGGAGTCTCGGAATGCTTTATTGGAGGTACTTATTGCTGACTGcattttttcttgattgaatGCCAAATAGTGCAGAAATGTGCTCATTTAGTGCACTTTTGTGCTGATCTTGTGCATTTGGTTGTTTTTTCTAGGTTTCTAAATCATTTGAGAATGAAAAGATATCAGTGGCAGAGTATGCCTTCCGTTTGAAGGCGATGATTGGTACAGAGTTGCTCGTGGAAGCGGTTGGCATTGGGAGAGAGCATCAAGATCTCACTGCAATGGCTACAAGGCACTCAAAGGCACGCCATGATATGCCATCAGAGAAGGTTTATACCTCACTTACAACAGCTGAGATATCGAGCTTGTTGAGTGGAGAGCACCGACTGAGCAAGGCCAGATCGAATGATCTGTTCTGGGAGGCAGTCTGGCCGCGTCTGCTAGCAAGTGGTTGGCATTCAAAGGAGGCCACGAACTATAGTAATGTGAATCCTCTAGATTGAAGACTCATGAATTTGCCCCGGACTTATTCTTGTAGATAaaccaacaaataaacaagataaaccaagaaatggaacaagaaataaggataaaaggatagatgatggattagtgttatgatttaggtgaagaacaagaaagaaatcccaaaggcactttcacatacacatctaatggctccacaaactagcaacacaagaattagcaagcatacctttacaatcaaccttagcccggcaaaagatcgaatgcaacccgaaggaatttgataagtcttcaaaagatgaagaaggtgagctctcaaatatggagaaattgtctcttacaaatattcaaaagctgaTTGAAATGAACCCTAGCaagagtatttatactaggagttaaaaagaagcaaaacaaaacaagtCTTGGTCAAAAAGTCATATTTCGggcaaaacacccgaccgggtgtttccCACGGCTCATTTCACCCGCCCGGGTGAAGTCTCTGGACAAAAACTGATTTCTCGGCAAaaaaacccgaccgggtgtttttgGGTTGGCAAAACACCCGCCCGCGTGTTTCTTTCTGCATTGCGCGGCTTTCTTAAAACGATCATAACTCTCTCATCCGAACTCCGTTTGGGGCGTGTgaggtacccacgcgaagctattttGACGATAAAGACAATGATGGTCTTGGAAGAGCATTTGGACACCATCTTGATAGGTATATTGATGTTTGAAGCGGACCCCAGCTCCGGTGTGGTTCATTGGATGCCTTCGTTTGTTCTATTGGTTTGGCACTTCCCGGATTCACATCATACAGAGACGTTGCTAGTTCAAATGCAAGTCCTAGCCTAGTTTTTCTTATTCCCGGAGTGAAGAGATTTTCGAGGAGAGAACTGGCTAGAGGTGATCAATATTTTGATAGTGTGGCTGATGTGTTGAGGAAAGTTGGTCGAGAGCCTGGCCTGCTCGAAGCAGAACAATGTGGATTGAGTAATGATGAGAGTTTTTCCCTCACTGTTGTGGATACAGGACTCCCAGATGGGAAGGTAGTCGAATTCAGAACCTTCCCATCTGCAGCAGAGATTAGTCGAGAAACGACTGATGAGGCTACAATTCTAGAAGCTCGTGCGACTTCCCCTGATGTGCACAAGAAACGCACCACTCGAGGtcaagatgaagatgaagatgaagtaAGCAAGAATCTTGAACAGCAGCAACAACCTCAGTTTTTTATTGACCTCAACTTCCCTCCAGAGGCCGAGGCTGGCTCCATTTCAGCTGATATCATCTCTTCAAAAAACAATGCTAGCTCGAACCAAACAAGGTTTAGCACGAGGCGTAGGCCTCCAACGATGAGGGTTCTAGAAGCTGTTGCGCACGGATACTTGAGCGTGAacaagaagcagaagaagaagaagaagaagaaggaagacGGGCAATGAGCAAGCGATGTTGAGCTCGGGAATGGAAGAGGAGATTATCTCACAATCTGTGCGTTTTTGCTGCTGCCATGTgaaaaacaagcaaaaaaaAGTGGCCCAACATGATAACGGCGAAGGCGAGGAACAACgcgatggtgatgatgattaCCTTCCCACTCGATGCGTATGCGTAGGCCCGCCCCAGCGCCGGCCCCGGCGCCCTCGCCCGTTCTTGACTTTCGTCCGCAATTTTGAGAgagttgaaagttgaaactaaGGTATTGAGGATGAAATTTTGCATGAGTCAAGAATTTAGTCAATCTCCAACTGATGGAAGTATGCGTAATGATTGAATTAGTGTTAGATTAGGGCATTCGCTGTGGCGGATTAAAATGCGCTTTTGGTTACCGAAGTTGTTTCTTGCCCTATCACACTGAAATGATTGAATTAGTGTTAGAGGTAGTGGTGAGCATTCGATTTTTTAATCTGATTTCATCTGAAAGTTTGAAATTCGAAATctaaaattgtactccctccatcccagagAAGTTagcatactttgaaaatggcacgggattttaggagggtttgttttgtgtgttaaatgaagagagaaaatataatttttatattcatgtgagagagaactttttccaaaaagggaaatgtgacatcttttgtgggacaaactaaaaaggaaagtgtggcatcttttgtgggacggagggagtacaaaaatataaaagatcAATATCAAACAtccgaaaatttgaaaattcaataaatttaagggaaattggtctctaaaaccatgaactttgcccaaaatttggtatttcccatgaactttgaaattggtatataatatcacgaactttgcattttgtttggtatttcccacggcatgtttattactatatttggctaacttacgaggcttttatcatacttgacacaattaaataaacGTGGTTTTCAACTTGACTTTTTATGTtacatgttatgaacttaaaaagtggtttcaaatattataaaacatatcacggttgcctatattaaataagattttgatgaaaatatcttatttgagtgagtttgggaaataccaaacaaaatgcaaagttcgtgatattatatatcaattttaaagttcatgggaaatactaaattttgggcaaagttcatggttttagagaccaatttccctaaatttaataatacaaaatattatcataattGTTTTAGCAtaatttttatctaaatttattatacttgtattcataatattttattcatccctaaaataatactcccctGTTCCATGATAgtggagacatttcttttcggcacggaaattaagaaaaacttGTGTtgagtgagttaagtaaataaagaataaagtaagaaatgaaaaagatagagagttcaagagagaataaagtaagagataataaagtaggtgagaagaaatatgtttaattttttactaaaaaatgaaatgacttcTATTATCTCAGCACACAAGGCTCACACACTCTTTGGTATTCTCTCTGAAGTTCACACAGAACACACACACAGAACACACACCGAGCACACACAGAGAACGCACACTAATcttgaagaagagagagtagtTTCTTGAAGAAACGGAATTCTCTTTATTGATTGACTCACTAACTAAATAGATACAAGCAACTGAGCTATATATGCAGCTAATAGAATCTGGTAACCGCTCCTAACAGAATTGGAGCCAAGAATCAAGACTAGAGCAATGACAACTCATTTCCTAATTGACTAACTAACTCTAGCGGTTAGTTTTTGACAGCACCTTCCTTTCCTCTTTAGCCTTTAATTCTTCATGTTTAAGAGCAGAATGTGGACTCACTTCTTACAACTTCATCATTATAGAACGTACCAAACTGGAAAAATGACttcactactatggaacagagagAGTAGTAGCTTACAAGCTCTAATATgtaaatggtaaattaagataaagatagaaaaagtGCATAATTATAAAGGatggaccaaaataaaaatatatactagttgatatttttaaaggacggaccaaaatagagataattaccattttgaaaaaatagataaagtatatattttattatgtataataaatagtatgtttataaatatatttcggATTTCGGAATACTTcggtttttaaaatatatgatttaGTGTGATCTGaactatcaatatttttttaaatcttattcaaacctaaaatttaaaaattccaattcaaattttaaaatttaatttactttgaATTAGATTTCAGACATTTTGTACCACCCCAATTAGGCCCGCCAAATCGGGTATCCGATCACAAACTTTCTAAAATCTAATACCCGATATCTTATCCGAAAATGATTTCGTCccgattttagatttttattttatttttttattatttttttaagaaaattaactacaaaccTTTTTAATATAAACTTGTAGTTCGAATTTATTACAAACTTAAAGTTGttcgaatttaaaagaaataaaactactagaaattttaagaaataaaaaatttaaaagttataacaTCCATCATTCATCCATAATATACATTACAATTCATACATTAACCCTAAATGTGACTTAAGAGTGGAGGATTTTGGGtgtacatttaattatttaatttttaaaataatactccctccgtccacgatttaAAGAActcttttgccattttggtatgtcCACAATTTATAGaaccatttactttattctactTTTAGTATGcggatctcacattccaccaactttttacactcacaatctaatataaaactaataatttaaatgagtcccacattccactcattttcttcctttacttttcttcacaagtcaaataatttcttaaaatccgtgccgagtcaaaatggtatttaaatagtGAACGAagtattttgaaaagttttatgatATCAGGAGCTAATAATCCTTCATCTTTGAATACTTTTACAAATTTTCCTTCTCCTTTCcgtatttttttatcaattttatattgaattttttgcCTTCTACTATCAACACTCTTGAATATTGATAGTTGACGAAGGGAGAATACGTTTTTAAGTTGTATGGTTTTTGGGGATTCGGTTGGAACAAATATCTGTATAATTgtccaaataaaattataacccTAACACGTTTATTTACCAATTTAACTAGGTTTAGCCGTTTAGGTACTTATAGTAAACTCTCGAAGGCCAATATGAGTATTCGAATTACTTTTCTAATCATATTTAACATGAGTATTAACAAATATATTCatgacatttttaaaaagaggATGGGTAATAATTTCGTGGTCACTAACCTTAATCAATCTATTAATTATCAAAGAACTATCTTACTATTAGTTAAGTTGTCGGCGTACTTCTTATTGATCAAGTGATTCATGTTATAAGGATTTCGAATTTGAGAAATGAGCATATAATATAGGACCATGCCATTCACATATTTTCAAATGCTTTATTTGCACAATCAACAGGATAGAAGTGGTCCATTATATTTACGTAGTGATATGTAAATATGAAACTACCTAACCTCTTATCGTTTTTTTGTCCGAGTCTCTGACTGGTAGGTGCgtaaaattcataaatcagTATTCCCtccatttcatatttaattttgtttattttacaattttagaTAGTTTTAAGTCATTTCTATTTGTGGTAAAAGGTAGTAACTATTTtcgttattttattttctctttatctctctaactttattcactatttacttcacttaacacactattcttaatttctatactgaaaagaaatgcctcaaTTAATAAAGAACGAATGTATTTGATGTTGCATAAAATAAACGAGTCCACACTCCATGGAGAGTGGAAACCAATCCCAAAAGAGCAATGTGTAGCATATTCATAGATGCTATCCTTATCAAATGGAATCATAGccaataccaaaaataagaataaaaacataatgaaTGTAGAGGTGTATTGAATAgaggtagtagtaattaattggGTGGTGCCTGCCAAAGGCAAAAGCCCATTCCAATACAATCAAGTTCCCAGGCCTCTCCTCTTCCAATAATAACAGATTCTTTCTCCTACTCAAATCAACTCCTCCTTCACTACAATCAGCTCCGCCGTGTATTCATGCCCTAGGACTCGCAGCAAACCAGATACTTTCCCTACAAATCGTATCTCGTAAaggtaactctctcgattcaCCTCTACATAATTTCATACCgccaattttttaaacattatttaaaatattacttgAATTACAACCTTCTTTTGCATCATATCTTCTTATGCGCTATATAATTTGTGTTGATTGGCGTCTGATATCTGTTCGATTATATTCCTAGTTTATTTTTGCTCACATTTCTCTAGTGTTGCTTCCAACGGTGGAATCTGATGGTGTGATGTGATGTGAAATATATATGTTCCgaaattcttttattattgTCTCTGGATGGATAATGATAGTCTGGTTATGAAGTAGTATGAATTATAAGTATGTCTGGCTAAATTTTActttgatatttaatttattgttcaGTGCTCTGTTTGGCTTGGTTTGGATGATGGAACTTGAGTTGTGTGAGGGTTGGGTTGCTTATTGGATTTAGAATTTTTGTAGCCACTACTACCTCTTCCAGTTGAGACTCTCTAAACAAGAAAAACTCTGTTTTCATCTCTCAATTCCGTACGTCGAAGAATGTTATTTCTTACAATTTCTGACTTTCTAAAAGGGATTTATTTGTATGCCTTCACCTTATTGTATTCAGTTTCAGTTTTCGGAGTCATCATTGTCAAGATCttgtatattttgttgaaGCGCATATTCTGCGTCTTATGCTGATATTGTTGTATAATAGTTACAATGCATTTAGTCTTAACTTATTGTATTGTAAAGTTTAAGTATAATGATATGGAAATCACAGTTCTCATGTATTACAAACAAGCTGCTATCATGGTCCTACTTTAGCACAGAAGTAGCTATTCTCTTGCACtctttttcatgttttatagCTTGACTTTTATCAAACCATTGTGATTGTTTCCTATGCATTTTTTACGTTGAAGTAGGATGGCGGTTTCACTTCATTGCATGCTACGTTtatgttgtattttttttgtagagAACACGCATTCTAAATACCTCAAATTTTGGAGTCCGGTTTTAAACACAGTTCGGTGCATAGGACTTTAAACTTCAAATTTTGGGTGGGTTTGAACTTTGTTTTTACCACAAAGCCATTGGCTAGACATTGTATGCATCTTCATAGTATAATTTACCTGGCATGTCAATTGTGGAATGTGGTCATTTAAAATGACAAGTTACATGGATTTCACGCTTCTGCTGTATGTTACATAATTCTAAGCTTTACCAACTCATGGTTCTAAGTCTTCATCGTGTTGGAGCTATTTTGATCAGAGGTATACTGATTTATCCCCAGATCACGATTTTTCACCTGATGATTACTTCTGTAGAAATTCTTGGTAACTATATTCATTTATGGGATGATTGACTTATGAAACTTGCCTGTATTTAGATGGATCCACAAAGTTCCTTCGAAGGGCATATCGTTGAGATTTGTACTGATGCACCAGCTACAGATAGGGTCTCTGGCGGAAGCAAGGGTTGTGAAGGTGCAGCATGTGGATTCTCTGATGCCAAGACGAGCTCTAAGGATGCACAAGAACGTTCTGCCTCGATGAGGAAACTTTTGATTGCAGTTGTTTTGTGCGTCATCTTTATGAGTGTGGAAGTTGCTGGGGGTATCAAAGCCAATAGTCTAGCAATACTGACTGACGCAGCTCATTTGTTATCAGATGTTGCTTCCTTTGCTATCTCTTTGTTTTCATTGTGGGCTGCAGGATGGGAGGCTAACCCACGCCAGTCATATGGATTTTTTAGGATAGAGATACTGGGTGCACTCGTCTCAATTCAATTGATATGGCTTCTCACTGGGATCCTTGTTTATGAAGCTATTGTGCGGCTCATAGAAGAGACGGGAGAAGTTCAAGGTTTTTTGATGTTTCTGGTGTCTGCTTTCGGACTGCTTGTGAATATTATCATGGCCGTCCTACTGGGTCATGATCATGGACATGGGCATGGACATTCCCATGATCATGGCCATGGCCATGGACACGATCACGAGCATGGTCCAGGCCATGACCATCATGGACACGAGGATCATGATCATGGTTCTGGGGATGACCACACACATAGCAATGGGGTTACAGTCACCAGGTATGATTGTTCAACACAAGGGCATCACAGACACGATGAACATCATCATGCACAAGGTGAGGATATTAGCGAGCCTTTGCTTATAAAATTAAGCGATGACAACAATAAGGTGGAAGATGGACAGAAAACGAAGAAGCCACGAAATATAAACATTCAGGGTGCTTACCTTCATGTGCTTGGAGATTCCATACAGAGTGTTGGTGTCATGATTGGTGGAGCTATTATCTGGTACAAACCTGAGTGGAAAATTATTGATCTTATCTGTACACTCATTTTCTCAGTAATTGTGTTGGGAACCACAATTAGGATGCTCCGGAATATTCTTGAGGTCCTCATGGAGAGCACTCCACGAGAGATCGATGCCACAAGGCTTGAGAATGGTCTTTGTGAGATGGATGAGGTTGTTGCAATTCATGAATTGCATATCTGGGCAATTACTGTGGGGAAAGTTTTATTAGCTTGCCATGTCAAAGTTAAACCTGAAGCCGATGCTGACATGGTTCTGGACAAAGTCATTGACTACATCAAGCGGGAATACAACATAAGTCATGTGACAATTCAGATAGAACGAGAGCAGGCCCTGTGATTCAGTCATCGGTTTGTCTTGTTGAAACAGCGTAGTTCCTGAAAAGTATTCATGTTATGGATCATtatccattttcattttatctctGTAGCTTTGTTCTTCATATAGCCTCTTCACATGATTTGCTTTTCCCACAGTTTTATTCATTGAGGGAAGCATCTATGTTAACAAGCATATTTGTTGAGATGGTGACACTCGAACGTGAAACACCCTTCGTTTGCATTGGTCGGCTGGTTGGCTATGGTGTGCCACCCGCATACCTGGCCAGGTGGCACTCTGTTGCCTCCTTGGCCCAAGCTCTCGGCTTTGAGTCACAGCATTTGTC harbors:
- the LOC125220215 gene encoding uncharacterized protein LOC125220215 → MENQVASSLYDSFGEPKIAPRVGDEYQADLPQVLGDSNTLSRLMDCANDETRADSLQNFHIGSRITLAWISSEQSGMRGSLDRMDEIYECSGKDYRLVPEICDECWSEAEKGCFLVGLYIFAKNFVEIKKFVETKDMLAVQSYYYGAFYSSPEYHRWFSAKHKRCKLGRGLFYGLRLQEFLSRVLPRVGESRNALLEVSKSFENEKISVAEYAFRLKAMIGTELLVEAVGIGREHQDLTAMATRHSKARHDMPSEKVYTSLTTAEISSLLSGEHRLSKARSNDLFWEAVWPRLLASGWHSKEATNYSNVNPLD
- the LOC125218348 gene encoding metal tolerance protein 1-like, producing the protein MDPQSSFEGHIVEICTDAPATDRVSGGSKGCEGAACGFSDAKTSSKDAQERSASMRKLLIAVVLCVIFMSVEVAGGIKANSLAILTDAAHLLSDVASFAISLFSLWAAGWEANPRQSYGFFRIEILGALVSIQLIWLLTGILVYEAIVRLIEETGEVQGFLMFLVSAFGLLVNIIMAVLLGHDHGHGHGHSHDHGHGHGHDHEHGPGHDHHGHEDHDHGSGDDHTHSNGVTVTRYDCSTQGHHRHDEHHHAQGEDISEPLLIKLSDDNNKVEDGQKTKKPRNINIQGAYLHVLGDSIQSVGVMIGGAIIWYKPEWKIIDLICTLIFSVIVLGTTIRMLRNILEVLMESTPREIDATRLENGLCEMDEVVAIHELHIWAITVGKVLLACHVKVKPEADADMVLDKVIDYIKREYNISHVTIQIEREQAL